In Candidatus Schekmanbacteria bacterium, a single window of DNA contains:
- the recA gene encoding recombinase RecA: MAEKAANNDARKKALDLAFAQIEKQFGKGAIMKLGSKDIALDVKVIPTGSIGLDIALGIGGLPRGRIIEIYGPEASGKTTLALSAIAEAQKEGGNCAFIDAEHAFDPTYASQIGVNTDELLISQPDTGEQALEIAETLVRSGAIDLIIIDSVAALVPRAEIEGEMGDSHMGLQARLMSQALRKLTGIVSKSNTAMIFINQIRQKIGVMFGNPETTTGGNALKFYSSVRLDIRRIGQIKDGQQITGNRTRVKVVKNKLSPPFKETEFDIVYGEGISKEGDLLDKAAELGIVEKTGSWYSYKNEKIGQGRENAKSFLKEHREIFDKILDEVLTKTGLKKKVAGEEKEKS, translated from the coding sequence ATGGCTGAAAAAGCAGCAAACAATGATGCTCGTAAAAAAGCGCTTGATCTCGCTTTTGCACAAATCGAAAAACAGTTTGGCAAAGGCGCAATTATGAAGTTAGGGTCAAAAGATATTGCATTGGATGTAAAAGTAATTCCAACCGGTTCAATCGGCTTGGATATTGCACTTGGAATTGGAGGATTACCGAGAGGAAGAATTATTGAAATATATGGACCTGAAGCATCAGGGAAAACTACACTTGCACTGAGCGCAATCGCTGAAGCTCAAAAAGAGGGTGGAAATTGTGCTTTTATTGATGCAGAGCATGCTTTTGACCCAACCTATGCTTCACAGATTGGAGTTAATACTGATGAGCTTTTGATATCACAGCCTGATACCGGAGAACAAGCCCTTGAAATTGCAGAAACCCTTGTCCGAAGCGGAGCAATAGACCTTATAATCATAGATTCCGTTGCAGCTCTTGTTCCACGTGCTGAAATTGAAGGCGAAATGGGTGATAGTCATATGGGGCTTCAGGCACGTCTTATGTCGCAGGCATTGAGAAAACTTACAGGAATAGTGAGTAAATCAAATACGGCTATGATCTTTATAAACCAGATAAGGCAGAAGATTGGAGTTATGTTCGGAAATCCTGAAACAACAACGGGAGGGAACGCCTTAAAATTTTATTCTTCTGTGCGTCTCGACATCAGGAGAATCGGACAAATCAAGGATGGTCAGCAAATTACAGGCAATAGGACGAGAGTGAAAGTGGTCAAGAATAAACTCTCTCCGCCCTTTAAAGAAACTGAATTTGATATCGTCTATGGCGAAGGTATCTCCAAAGAAGGAGACCTTTTAGACAAAGCCGCTGAATTGGGAATAGTTGAAAAAACCGGCTCATGGTATTCATACAAAAATGAAAAAATCGGGCAAGGCAGGGAAAATGCAAAATCCTTCTTGAAGGAACATAGAGAAATCTTTGACAAAATATTGGATGAAGTACTTACAAAGACAGGATTGAAGAAGAAAGTAGCTGGAGAGGAAAAAGAAAAATCTTAA
- a CDS encoding FAD-binding oxidoreductase, with translation MVKEYEAAIIGGGIVGASIFYHLLNSGKLKKIVLLEKDKMLGTGATAKSAGGIRHQFSSVENILMTIESIKIFEEIEKKTGLSIGFKKNGYLILASYEDTMNQLATISKNLKNLGIEYLLLNGKEIKKKFPFLNTENIIGGLFTPNDGYLDPHTVLYNFLILSKDKNGEIKKSTEAVRIEKQKHSAFIIETSSNEKIKADIVINAAGPWLDNVNKKLKINLPLKTCQRQIFVSSDNSIIPKDSPLIIDFDNPFYFRPEGDTILLSASEKKEVDVEKCIFNYNDTDELIAKAINRVPAFQDICLKTGWAGLRTITPDYNAIIGESEKISGFYIAGGFSGHGVMHSASAGKFLASSITGSDFDNSLLKHYSPKRFSNKKTGFFEKGVI, from the coding sequence ATGGTCAAAGAATACGAAGCGGCAATAATAGGAGGCGGAATTGTAGGCGCAAGTATATTTTATCACCTCCTTAATTCAGGAAAATTAAAAAAAATCGTTCTTCTTGAAAAAGATAAGATGCTTGGCACAGGAGCAACAGCAAAAAGTGCAGGTGGGATAAGACATCAATTTTCAAGTGTTGAAAATATATTGATGACAATCGAAAGCATCAAAATTTTTGAAGAAATTGAAAAAAAGACTGGTCTATCCATAGGTTTCAAAAAAAATGGCTATTTGATTCTTGCTTCCTATGAGGATACGATGAATCAATTGGCGACTATAAGCAAAAATCTAAAAAATCTTGGAATTGAGTATCTGCTATTAAATGGAAAAGAAATCAAAAAAAAGTTTCCTTTTCTAAACACGGAAAATATTATTGGTGGATTATTTACTCCAAATGACGGTTATCTCGACCCGCATACCGTGCTTTACAATTTCTTAATTCTGTCAAAAGATAAAAATGGAGAGATAAAAAAATCAACAGAGGCAGTTAGAATTGAAAAGCAGAAGCATAGTGCCTTCATAATCGAAACATCATCGAATGAAAAAATAAAAGCAGACATTGTAATAAATGCGGCCGGCCCTTGGCTTGACAATGTGAATAAGAAGTTAAAGATAAATCTCCCTTTAAAAACCTGCCAAAGACAGATTTTCGTAAGCTCAGATAATTCTATTATCCCCAAAGATTCACCTCTTATAATTGATTTTGACAACCCTTTCTATTTTAGGCCTGAAGGCGACACAATTCTTTTGAGTGCATCGGAAAAAAAAGAAGTTGATGTAGAAAAGTGTATTTTCAACTATAATGATACTGATGAATTGATAGCTAAGGCAATAAATAGAGTACCCGCCTTTCAAGACATATGCCTAAAAACAGGATGGGCAGGATTGAGGACTATCACCCCTGATTACAATGCAATCATTGGAGAAAGTGAAAAAATCAGCGGTTTTTATATAGCAGGCGGATTTAGCGGACATGGTGTAATGCATAGCGCATCGGCAGGTAAATTTCTTGCTTCTTCAATAACTGGAAGTGATTTTGACAACTCGCTGTTAAAACACTACTCGCCGAAAAGATTCTCCAATAAAAAAACTGGTTTTTTTGAAAAAGGAGTTATATGA
- a CDS encoding 4Fe-4S dicluster domain-containing protein produces the protein MKVMKKIKIKKATYPENCSGCKLCQIVCAFSHKGFFAPWLSRIKVEEENFKSTKPNLCRFCDFPQCIESCPQKALYRKENIIEIDIEKCTGCHECVKGCPYNAVSFDEEENLPLICDLCEGNPECVNICPRDILSFTE, from the coding sequence ATGAAAGTTATGAAAAAAATAAAGATAAAAAAAGCAACTTATCCTGAAAATTGTTCGGGTTGTAAATTATGCCAGATTGTTTGCGCTTTTTCACATAAAGGTTTCTTTGCTCCATGGCTTTCCAGAATAAAGGTTGAGGAAGAAAATTTTAAAAGTACCAAACCAAATCTTTGTAGATTCTGTGATTTTCCACAATGTATAGAATCTTGCCCTCAGAAAGCCCTATATAGAAAAGAAAATATAATTGAGATTGATATTGAAAAATGTACGGGATGCCATGAATGTGTAAAAGGTTGTCCTTATAATGCAGTTTCTTTTGATGAAGAAGAAAATCTACCATTAATATGCGACCTTTGTGAAGGAAATCCTGAATGTGTAAATATATGTCCTCGGGATATTCTTTCTTTTACTGAATAG